ctgcctcctcagtgCCTTGTTCCTCAGGCAGAGCTGTGCCCCATCCTGTGAGCCTGGCCTCCAGTCTTTAGCTCAGGAAACAGTAAGTGATCAGTGGCCTGATGTTGGTGAGAAAACTCATTCTTATGAGAATGTTTCTCCATCGTCCATGGCCCTTGTGCCCATGAGCAGTAACATtcaatctctgagcctcagttttcccatctgcaacATGTTGTTATGAACCCAACTCCTCAGACTGGTTGTGGGTTCAGTATTGCTCAGGTCCTGGAAGGGGTCAATCCTGTTGATTCCCAAGTCGGATGAGGATGGGTGGGGTGACACAGGAGAGAATCAAGGTATCTGACTCCACAGTCAACATGGACAATGGATGTGCCCACCCAAGAGCCCCCATCTGCTCTCAATGCTGAGAAATGCTACTTATAATATTTCTGAAAGATATAGCACAGTCCATGCAGAAAAGGGGAAGTAAAAGTTCCCAATAGGAGAAGCATCTATAGCCAAGAAAATCGGCCCAAGCTGAGTGGCCTCCGATGCCTGGGACTCGCAAGGGGTCATCGGAGGGGAGGGTCCCACCTCTGTGTGATCAGAAAAGATTCTGAAGGTGCTCACATGCAGGGAGAGAGTTGCATGCATCGTTGGCTGTTCTACGTGCTTTGGGAATGGGCACAGGGATATCTCTACCCATCGACCCAGCCCATGGCCAGCACTGAGCCACATCCCCTGTGTGCGAGAAACAGAGTCAACAATCCAGTCTAGTCCAACATGGGCTTCTGTCCAAATGTGAGTGTGAGGCTCCTATTGCAGCTGAACCTGCCAGACACTACAGTCAGATGCTAAGTGTGAGAGAGTGGACACCATGGGGCAGGACACTTCCCCCCTTTCAGGTATGAATGTCAGGACAGCCTTGCGAAAACTCTTTAAGGAACTCTCCGGTGTGTGGGAGGTGAGTGTCCTACAGTAATGGATATCAAAGAGAAACTCACAAAATAATACATAGTGGTATGAAGGACTGTCCACAGGGTCATTAAGGGGattatcatcattttttttgagaaaacaataagaatatatataacaCATTTTGATTTAAGCATATTTAAATACCTGGGATAAGATGAAGAAGGAAATTGGATTCTTggaacaacaaccaaaaaaggtTATTATAGAAAAGAATATagaattatagaaataaattagGTAAATACGTTAGAagtgaaaagaaagtaaaaatgtgaTTTAGCCACACTTAAAACATTTTGTCCAACAAAGAGAAGCTACAGCTGAAGATAGAATTAGGAAACTGGAGGACAACATTGAGAAAATTTTGTGGGAAGCAATAGAGAGAGAATGGAATTAGACAATTAAGATACATGGAGAGCAGATAGAGATAAAGACCAATAGATATTGTGAGATTCAAGAGAAATGAGGTGAGGATGACATGGGCTATAGACCTAGAGACCAGTGACTGGATATTTTGCAGAGAAGTGGAGGGAGAGCACACAGTGTCTGGTATCATGAATATGCCAATGAAATGTGTGTCTTCATATTTCATATCAAGTGGAGGCAATAGATGAGAGCTGATTTTATTGCATgccaactatatatatatatatatatatatatatatatatatatatatatatatatatatatatatctcgctaatatgctaaatgtttgACCATCCAGGTCATGAAGTAACATAGCAActccggcttcctctccctagcgactaagctccttgaagtttcttcagcccagggcATGACTTCCTTCATAGCCAGgaggaaacatttcacactgtaaccaaaagtctgtgaagcgttttcccgtgcttcatctcatttgatcctcacagaagtcctggagcgggtagataggagactcggtggaacactatttttcttttcattagccggaaaatggagatttagaaagctcagaaacttgacccgactgaaaagaagtaagaaatggtggaccttgaaaatgacttcaggttttctcactgtgcagaatataggcAAACAtggctgcagttaaatattttaccctttgttatccctgcgtgatctacaataataatctgcttcatgttgatatttagtgctgtgttgttgacaattacctgaaagagaagttgcggtgcttcactgggctgaagAAAGTTTAGCAAAATCAGAAAGCCGGTCTAATTAaccaagtttattctatatctataaaaagctaagttgacgcatgcatgcgtgatacatataaagctctctcaggcgccaatcacatgtgtgtgtttccatctgtcattgtcgattgtgaatttggttgacacttctattatagagaaagggcaaatagtgatattaaaatatctcttctaattaatttcctttcaatgtgcacaaattcatgcactgaagcaCTAgtcctttaataaataaaaagaaggccGGGGTTCTTCGGTTGCGCGGCGCGGCGGCCGGCTCTGCGGTCGGGCCGGGAGCTGGGAGCAATGGCGACCTTTGTGAGCGAGCTGGAGGCGGCCAAGAAGAACCTGAGCGAGGCGCTGGGCGACAACGTGAAACAATACTGGGCCAACCTGAAGCTGTGGTTCAAGCAGAAGATCAGCAAAGAGGAGTTTGACCTGGAAGCTCATAGACTTCTCACACAGGATAATGTGCACTCTCACAACGAGTTCCTCCTGGCCATTCTCACGCGGTGCCAGATTTTGGTGTCTACCCCAGAGGGTGCCGGCTCCTTGCCCTGGACAGGCGGCTCCGCAGCCAAGCCCGGGAAGccgaagggaaggaagaagatgtCTTCTGTGCGCCAGAAATTTGATCACAGATTCCAGCCTCAGAACCCCCTCTCGGGAGCCCAGCAGTTTGTGGCAAAGGATCCCCAAGATGACGATGACTTGAAACTATGCTCCCACACAATGATGCTGCCCACGCGGGGTCAGCTGGAGGGGCGGATGATCGTGACGGCGTACGAGCACGACTTGGACAACGTCACCGAGGAGGCCGTGTCGGCTGTGGTCTACGCCGTGGAGAATCATCTTAAGGACATATTGGCATCAGTTGTATCACGAAGGAAAGCATATCGGTTGCGAGACGGTCACTTTAAATACGCCTTTGGTAGTAACGTGACCCCCCAGCCGTACCTGAAGAACAGCATCACGGTGTACAACAGCTTAATAGAAAGCCCTCcagcccttcctgcctcctgTGTCGGCCAGAACGCAGCTGCCCACCTGCACCCCGATGATGCGGAGCAGCAGGCCGCACTCCTGCTGGCGTGCTCCGGGGACACCCTCCCCGCACCCCTGCCTCCCGTGAACATGCATGACCTTTTTGAAGCTCTGCAGGTGCACAGGGAAGCCATTCCCTCGCACACTGTGTACGCCCTCAACATCGAGAGGGTCATCACGAAGCTCTGGCATCCCACCCACGAGGAGCTGCGGCAGGACCAGGTGCACAGGCAGCGCCTGGCCGCCAGGGGGGGGCTTCTGCTCTACTGAGTCGCCCCCTGCTCTGCCGAGTCACGCCGCAACATACTGGTTAGTGAGCATTGACTGTCTCGGGTCCACACTTCAAGACTGGAGTGGACGGTGTAAATATAGCCTTTCCTATGGAAATGTGACATTGAGTACATTTTGTGTTGCTACTGTGAAGCCATTAGTAGAAATCTGACTTCGCGAGGGACCCATATCTGTGTGTGGACGTGTCCCCGTAGGGTGGGCGCTGAAAGTTGCCTGCGTGGGAATGGCCTGGCCCTGAGCTGCCGGGTCCTCTGGTCTGCGTGTCAGGTAGGTGACCTCCTAGAACAAGGACGCTGTTAGAACTCTGCCCCCGTGACCTGCAGGACACCCATGTGTTCAGTGGCATCCTCTGCTCAGTGCCCAGCAGGCCCAAGGTTCCGCCTGCCTCCTGAGAGAAGCGCGCTCTTGGAATTCGGTGGAAGTAACGTACAGTGTTAACAGTCAGACGCCTCCCTCGGTGACCAGCTGATTGTCAGCAGATGTTACCTGGCAGCACCTACAAATCAACACCGCTCCGAGACAGGATGGCTCAGGCAGCCTGTGCTACTGGACATGCCACAGCAGACGCAGAATGAATTCATTCACCTCGTGAGATGTCTCCTCGAGACTCAGGTTCCCTTCATGTGGTTCATATTCCCGGACGCTGACTGGCAGGCTCACCTATTCGTCGTTCCCATAGGATGCTTACAGTTTATGTGAACGTGTTGCATTGTACGTGTAATTCCCCAGTTCCTGTGTCTATCCTTTCAAACGATAAAGTGAACGTAATTTACACTTGGCAGTGTTACCGACACCAGGCTTTTTTAGAGAGGTATTGCTGTTTACTCAAGAGGAAGTGCTGGTGGATATGCAGTTGACTCCTGAACAGTGTGGGTGTTAGGGGCGCCAACCCCAACGCATCGGATACGCACTCACAACTTGTGACTTCCCAAAACTTCGCTACCCTCAGTACCCGTGGGGGCTTGGTTCCTGGACCCCCACTGATGCCAGAATCCTCGGGTGCGCAGGTCCCCGATACCACATGGTGCAGAGCCACGGAGACTCCCAACCGCAGGCTTTAGTCCGGGTGTTCACCGGAGAAAATTCATGTATATGTGGCCccgcagttcaaacctgtgttgttcaggATCGGCTGCATTAGAATGAGTTCTGTGGGTTAGTAACATGTATAAATATGTACAAATGGGAAGCTGGCTGTGTGTGCTGGATTTTGTACCTTCAATGTGACAAATAAAccttttgggagaaaaaaaaaaaaaaagaaggccgaaaccggtttggctcagtggatagagcgtcggcctgtggactgagaggtcccaggtttgattccggtcaagggcatgtacctgggttgcgggcatatccccagtaggagatgtgcaggaggcagctgatcgatgattctctctcatcgatgtttctagctctctatctctctcccttcctctctgtaaaaaatcaataaaatatataaaaaataataaataaataaataaataaataaaaaagaaggccAATAAATATGGTAAAAGTACATTGAAGAAATTTTGATTGAAGAATTTTATATTCACACAAATTATTATGTTAGGGGTAAAGGTGGAAGCATCAGAGGCGAGGATTCTATATGGTGTCCCCAAATTCACccaagatttgcaattcaattcaattgcaaatcttgcgtgaattttgggacaccctatataaggATGAGGAGACTAAGGCACGTTTGACCAGCTTGAACTCACAGCTCACCTGTTAAAGCCACAGGTCAGGCTCTGTCTTCAGGAGGTTTGAGGAGGTTTGggaggtagacactcaaccatcACCTTTCTGGAAGCCTGGCAGTCTACCAGAGAAGGTACAGCATGAGGTCAAAGCAAAACTTTGGAGAAGAGACACATTAAAAAGAATGTGAAGAACACTTTCCTTTGGAACCAATCCCAATGCGGAACCAATCCTGAGATGGTGAGCCCCAATTCCTGGGgtcccttggagtttaggagaaaaACAGCAGAGAAACAAAGTGTGGAGGCACTTTAGTGAGAGTGCCATGGCTCCTTAGTCTTGAGGCTTTTTATCTCAATGTGGCTCACTCTAGACTAGAGCACACCCTTACCCCATTCCGGGCATGAAGACGTTATTTCTTCCTGCATTGTAATGGTCTCTATGAGACTTGCAAACAGGGGAACAGTGGGGATTGGCACCTCATCCTGGGCTCACCCCCTGGTCTTGTTTCCAAGGCcctctttttctctgacttcccagggagCTAACAGCAGACCCGCCCAGGGTCACTTCTTTCCTGAAACATTTCTAGAGAACAAAAGCAGatcctaggctctcctgttgcttcttacACTAAGTACCGCCCTTGTCTCACTGTCCCAAGTTGTAATAAACATGCTCTCTATATCCTCTGAACTTTTGCTGTGAAATCTTTCCAACAGGAAGtgaagaacccacacactactgaCAAGCCTGAGGGGATCTGCTCTGAGCCGGAGTCTGACCAGTGACAACATGGGTACTTGACGTTGGCCATGAAGAGGACATATAGAACAGAGAAAATGGCAAATTCCAAaaatcagtgtttttaaaattaagtttattggcatgCCTTCAGTGAATAACAGGACATAGGTTTCAAGGGTGCACATCTGTAACACGTGGTCTGTGTTTCGCTGTGTTTTGGACAATGGGGTTTTCAGAGGCAGCACGGTCCAGGTGACCCCTTCAAACCACCAGGTCTTGATTCCAATGAGTGAGGCTGCTTCAGAAAGCACACAGGTGGCATCCGATGGCCAGGGAAGGGCGTGTGGAGTCCAGAGAGGGTGTTAGGACCTGCCTGTGGGTTTATCTCTTACAGGATGGATTGTGCACCTTGTAGATTACAATAGAGAACATTCTCTGGACTCAGGAGATGGGGACTTCATACAGACATGAAGGTCCGtgtaaacagaaataaagaaaaacatattccATGAAAGTGTATGGAGGTGTGGACCTGTACCTGCCAAGTGGAATTAATGATAATTTCACcaaaatgaggaaagtgaggaTCCAGTCACAGGACTCACAGTGGTTATGAGGGAAAGGACCACAGTTCAATGGCAGAAGGTCCAGACCTTGGCCCTGCACATGAGCAATGACTCCTCCACCTGCTATGGGGTGCAGATAGATTCCTCAGCATATGTCCCAGGTTATCTTCCAGAACCTTCTGGGCACATGAGATTCACTTCCAAGGCTCCCCCTCTCTGAACAGGGAATGGTTCCCTCTGTGTTCACGTCCTGTCTGTATCCTGGGTCCTTCTCTGGCTGTTTCAGGCCTGATAGAGCAGCACCCCCAGCAGCACCAGGACCAATCCAGCCACGCCCAACCGGATGGAATTCTCCACGGTGTAGTCTTGGGGCTGGGAGTCTGGGGATTGTGGGAAAACAGGTCAGAGAGGTCAGGGCAGGACAGAGTCACACAGGACCCTGGATATCCCCCAGGGCACCCTCTCCCCTTGACAGGTCATGACTGTCTGTGCTGAGCCCATAACAGACAGTGTCTCCTACTCACCACTCTTGGGGTTTGAGTTGTTCTGTGAGGGGCTGGTGGTGTCAGCTGCTCCTGAGAACCAGAAAGGAGTGGGGCTGTGTGAGGAGTTGATGTCACTCAAGCCAAGCCTCCCCATAGCTCATGACCTAACTGCTACCATTCCCCGGAAGAACCCTTTCTCTGATGGAGAAGGGTCCTGGCTTCTTTCATGGATTCTTTGGTCTCCCTGGACCTTTTGAGTTTAGACTTTTCTTATGAGTCACTTTGAAACACAGTTTGGCTTTGCTTTGATAATTCAGGATTGGATTGGGAAGAATTATGGTCTCTCGTTGCAGAAAACAATGTgttatttccatctctctgctcaCTGTAGGATTCAGAGCCATGGAAGCTACCTCATCTGGGTATAAAAGCTATATTTATGCAACAGTGAGGACCCAGGAACATCGGTTGATCTCAGATATACAGACATGCATTTATGTAGAACTTGATCAATTCTTCAGCTATGTGTTGGGGAAATtatatgaataaaactgaaaaaaaatggttctgaagtaaaaaacaaaacacagcaccTTTGAAGCATCTTTGGTAATTCCAGTTGAATTACCTCTTTTAATTCTTAAATGTTTGTAACTAAAATTTTAATGTGTAAGTAACCATCATGTAAAAGTTCTCAGGACAAAAGCAATAATAGAGAGGTGTGTGCAAAACATGCCGAGatcattatgctcagtgaaatgagccagtcaagAAGGGCAaatatcacctgatctcacttatatgtggaatctaaggaacaaaataaagtgatggataaaataaaacccaaggcATGGGAAcacggaacagactgaggaatctcagaggtaaagaggagagggtgggaagagattaaccaaagaacttgtatgcatatatccatgcccatggacacagaaaatagtgcagTGAGGGCAtgggaagggctgggagggagccagctggaggagggtTATAGAGGAGAAAAGGTGCGGGGACACCTGGGAttttc
This is a stretch of genomic DNA from Myotis daubentonii chromosome 15, mMyoDau2.1, whole genome shotgun sequence. It encodes these proteins:
- the LOC132216503 gene encoding transcriptional adapter 1-like is translated as MATFVSELEAAKKNLSEALGDNVKQYWANLKLWFKQKISKEEFDLEAHRLLTQDNVHSHNEFLLAILTRCQILVSTPEGAGSLPWTGGSAAKPGKPKGRKKMSSVRQKFDHRFQPQNPLSGAQQFVAKDPQDDDDLKLCSHTMMLPTRGQLEGRMIVTAYEHDLDNVTEEAVSAVVYAVENHLKDILASVVSRRKAYRLRDGHFKYAFGSNVTPQPYLKNSITVYNSLIESPPALPASCVGQNAAAHLHPDDAEQQAALLLACSGDTLPAPLPPVNMHDLFEALQVHREAIPSHTVYALNIERVITKLWHPTHEELRQDQVHRQRLAARGGLLLY